The Silene latifolia isolate original U9 population chromosome Y, ASM4854445v1, whole genome shotgun sequence sequence ccacataaaatttcgcaggttcatggctttcgaattaactaaacaacaacattcaaaaataaaataaaatgaaaagctgaaaaattaagctagatatgatatttgtttagtttatcaatCACCCCTATTTGTTCGAGGCAATGCGCATAGAGCAATATTGATATAGCTATAGGTGCATCATTCATCAGCATCAGCGAGTGATCTTCCTGCATGTTTAGATGAATATGGGACTCTTCTACATACTGgagtgtagttaaaatattttgaatCAAGCCTTGATGCTACCCATAGAAAGGGCCCCCGAACTCGGGAATAGGTAGCCACCATTCGGATCTAGTACGCCCAAATTGCTCGAACTTCTCCCGCAACTTAAAAGCCTTTTGCGGCTAGTGTCATTTGTGCCAAATTGAATTAGTACTAATCCCATAAAATGACAAGTCTGCCTGCACATAACAGGCACCAAAGACTCTATCTCATAACCTTGGCTCATTAAACAATCTGCCAATTTAGAGAGGTCAGGACAAACATACTTCCCTTTTTATCCATATAACCTGGAACATTCGCCAAAACACAAGTATAGGGaaatacaaataaatgagacattgtgtgcaatagggatttttgaaatgttttacagaagagagaagagaggttaTTGGTATATACTATTATGTTTCAGAAATTAGATATTTATAAGCCTGGTATTTGGCACAACCGTCACAACGATGCTGTTCACATTACCCATATATTAAATTTTTTGATTGAATGCTTGATTGTTCAATGTCCTTTTCTTGGGAATGGAAGTGTtattaacaaatcaacaaaatatcCTCATACATACAACCTGACCTTTTCTTAAAAGTGAATTCATAATCTTCACCAAAAATTTTTTAATTATTCGAACTAATAAtctgatactttatttagtgaatctcggactttatttggtgaatctcagcctttatttagtgaatcttaggcCTTATTATGTGAATCTCTGTTGTTAAACGTTACCGATGcaatttatttttttctttttgtgtgaatcagagaccctagtttgtgaaactagaaggttattttgtgaaacttaataactaatatatacaacctgggtaagattaaaaactgaactaataatctgaaccaaaaagtgaacttgtgaatctcagtcattgtatttgtgaatcctatagctcTTTTTGTGAACCCTTTAGAGGAATGACCTATTCTGCTCTCTTCCTTGCTCAGATAATATCTTCAGActttatttgtgaatcacagaccttatttagtgaatcttaaaccttgttttgtgaatgtgaGATGTGACTTTGTGAACTTTTTATCTTCTTAGGTATTGATTCAAATGTCAACAACAACTCACAGTGTAGTGTGACGCCTCGTGTCAGTTGTGGTAAGGTTCCTTGCTCTAATGGTTGTTCTCGTCAGGATGGTGAGGGTTCTACTGCTGTCTTAACAACCCCTACAAtgccaactatttccacacctactactttggtaacttacacaccgggtggcactgagcaatggataagtaggattgaagagaagtttacacccgtgcttggcaaaacatttgtggacttagagtcagcaatgttgttctataaaatttatgctattgcttgtgggtttgaagcaaggaagtcttcaaCTAAGAGGTTTAAAGATGGTACTATTCGAACAAAATGCATGGTTTGTCATCGTCAAGGTTTTAATAACAGGAAAAATCGTCCTCCCAAAGCTGATGCAAAAACAACAACTGTTGAAACTGGTGACAAAACAAAAGTTGGTGCAATAAGtgcaaatagaaaaacaaaaactGCTAAAACCAGTACGAAAAAGGGTGGAGTTGCAGGTGCAGGTGAAGTTGAGAGTTCCAATAAGCAAAGTGATACAAGAAtaactaaaattaaaaggtggggtTGTGAAGCAATGATAAAGTTCATGTACCATGAAAAGATGTACAAGATTGAACAATTccgtgagggtcacaatcacccaaATGGCGCTTTGTCaaaaatagggaatttgagaaacttgctcttaatataaatcaactcaacgaatatcataagcaattgattatccaaaattcgagattgaatgtcggggctagtttaacatacaaaTTATGCAAGGAACAAGCAGAGGGTTTCAAAAATGTTGGAGCTACCCTTACGCAGTTCAAGAATTTCCAAAGGGAAGTAAAGTGTCTACTTAGTGGCAAGGATGGACATATGTTCATCTCTCGTTTAGAAACCCTCCGAGAAACAAAAGGGTTGGTATTTTCATATGAAACAGATGCTGACAGTGCCTTGACAAGAATTTTTTGGACAAATGCGGATTCCATCAGATGTTACGCATTGTTTGGTGATGCTATTTCATTCGATCCAACCTATGGAACGaacaaatataacatgaaattTGCACCTTTCACTGGCATTGACAATCACAAAAAGTCAATAACAGTTGGATGCGTGCTTTTAGATCATGAAGATGATGACTCGTTTATTTGGGCATTTCCGCAGTTCCTGAAAGCAATGGGTGGCAAAGAACCCAATTACATCATCAGTGACCAAGATGCCGGAATAATAAATGCAGTTCTAGGTGTGTTCGGAATATCTTACTTTTGTGAAACTGgttatttatttggtgaatcttgaagtttattttgtgaatcatagagcgtGTTTTGTGAAAGTTAGATCTTGATTTGTAaaacacaaagctaatattcttaaacttggtcataagttgttgaaattgcctattttgttatttctcttatcttgtgaatctcagaccttaccttgagaatctcagaccttatcttgtgaatctcagaccttgtttagtgaatatttgggcttgttatgtgaatcttggtcgtggtttaaaatcatctattttactcttaattttgtgaatctcagaccttgtttagtgaacctttgggcttgttatgtgaaacttggtcgtggttttaAATCATCTATCagtctcttaattttgtgaatctcataccttatcttgtgaatgtcagaccttgttcagtgaatcttagggcttgttatgtgaaacttggtcgtggtttaaaatcatctattttcctcttaattttgtgaatctcagacgttATGTTGTGAATCTCGAGACCTTGTTCGATGAATCtcagggcttgttatgtgaaacttggtcgtggtttaaaatcatctattttgctcttaattttgtgaatctcagactttatcttgtgaatctcagactttgttcagtgaatctttgggcttgttatgtgacacacaaagctaatattcttaaacttggtcataagttgttgaaattgcctatattgttatttctcttatcttgtgaatctgagacTTTGTTTTGTTAATGTTAGTGCTTGATTTGTGACAAAAGATCTCTGACAATAGATAATGTGGATTTTGTGACTTGCAACCGCGTTCAAAAAAGCAAGACATCgcttttgcatgtggcacattatgAAGAAAGTAACAGACAAGGTTGGGAGCACAATTTGCAAAGAGACTGATTTCTTAAGTCGTCTGAACAATGTTGTCTGGAGCGAGGACTTAGAGCCTGAGGAAATTAAAGAGAATTGGGCTAAAGTCATTAGCGAGTTTTCGTTAGAAGAGAATAAATGGTTGACTGACGTTTGCGGAATGAGGTTAGTggatacccgcttatttcaggaatgtgccgatgggcaacattttaaaaatcacacaaagatcagagagttcgaatagcttcttcaagagatttgaaaataaatatgggGCTCTTATAgaattttggatgagatttgagagtgccgTGGACCAACAAAGGCACAATCTAAAGCTTCTTGAAGCACAGAGCCACAACTCAATGCCTGAAACCCTATTCGGGTCAAACTGGGAGGCCCATACAGTGAAGGTCCATACACATAAAGTGTTCTTTGATTTCCAAGAGGAGGTTAAATTTTCGGTAAATGCGTGTAGTGTTTGTGGATACACCCCACCAGATCCAGTAACTAACTTTGAAGTTTCAATTGTTGAGGACGCGAACAAGCGAAAGAGATATGCAGTTGAGTACAATCGGAGAACAATGGATGTCCGTTGTGCATGTAAATTGTTTGAAAGGAAAGGTATCTTATGCAACCATATCATTTGGATTTGCtcgggaaagtttaaggaaattCCTGAGAAATACATTTTGCGTAGGTGGAGTAAGAATGCACTCAGAAACCCAGTTTATGATTTGAATGGAAATCTACTGGAAAACAATGATCTTACTGGTAATAGTAAGTTTGGAATGTCTCGGGTGTGGTCTGAGATTTACGTAACTGTTGGTATgatcaaaagaaaagaagaagagtcagatatgagagagtttgccaagctaataaaagaattccgagagaagttggagccaaacccaaagcctttgaccaaagaacaagaattggaggcccttctcaactgcaaggctccaaaagaaatcaagatcttaccacctaaagtctctagaaacaaaggtagtggtaaaaggatggtgagcaacaaaaataaggcaattatgaaggcaaaaaaccaaaaaggttgtgtgctaagtGTAAACGCATGTCACACCACGATAAAAGAAATTGTCCAAATGAGTTTGCAGAGCATCCTCCTGAGAATCAAGTATGTATAATTCTACTCTTGTCTTTCCATTTTAGTGTTGCTTGAAAACGCAACTACTATTGTCTACTAAttcttttttttctaaaaaaaaaagtatctaatAAAGGTTTGATTCTTCACATAGGGAGACACATCAGAAGAAGAGGAAGAACAGGAAGAGGTTGAGAATGAAGAATGATGTAATGAGAATAGAGATGACGATTGAAGAAGACAAGTTTTAAGCTCGTTTTATTTTTGTCAACGTTGTGAATCCTGAACCTTATTTTATGAAACTGGAACGtagaattgtgaaacttggttctgaatctagcatcaagcgtttttatcatttcagaccttgttcagtgaatcttagggcttgttctgtgaaacttggtcgtggtttaaaatcatctattttgctcttaattttgtgaatctcagaccttatcttgtgaatctcataccttgttcactgaatcttagggcttgttctgtggcACTTGGTCTCAGACCTTATAttatgaatctcagaccttgttcagtgaatcttagggcttgttctgtgaaacttggtcgtggtttaaaataatctattttgttcttaattttgtgaatctcaaaccttatcttgtgaatctcagaccttttgCTCAACTCATTGACAATGTCAATgtcaaacttggtcgtggtttaaaatcatctactttacaactatcaaaatatctttacaagagttgatgagggcaacaatctttacaactatcaaatatctttacaagagttgaaATATCTTGCCTCGAACCATTTTTGCTCAACTCAATGCCAATGTCAAATTAGCTACATAAATCACATACGTGACCCTGAAAAATTATTACGACTTTACAACTATcaaaatatctttacaagagttgatgaaggcaacaatctttacaggagcctcgacccacttttgcatattatgacttcacggacaattgtcttctttaattaaacacctatacaaccaaaaacaagtacaatcgacttatttacgaaatatttgccaaagttatgaagaaatgaacttcacatcatttttaagacaatgaagtgtacctttttagtatttttatcccaTCTAAGTAGTTCCAATATGATCGATTTTCGATATTGTATCAAATTCTGCCAAGAGCGACATATATTAATGAAGTATATAGAAAACAAACctatctttatttggtgaatatcaaaccttgttttgtgattctcaaaccttgttcagggaatctcagagcttgttcaatgaatctcagaccttgctgattttaaaccacttataatgaccaagtttcaccaaaaaagctctgagattcactgaacaataTCTGAGGTTCACAAGATAAGCCTTTATTTTCGTATACTAATGAacttacctcaaaatattcactttTGGTCCATAAACTATCATCGTCCAAGGCACTTAACCACTTCAACAGAAAAACTCCACAATCATAactatacaaaaaaaaaacagtaaatggtttaaaatcaacaagctaaaaataataactattgatctgttaaaaaaaggaaaaagatacatgcttacataccttgttgtttgttgagggactttGAGATTGACAAATTCGTTCGTGTCCATGAACTCCAAAGATTTATATGACTCTGGCAAAATAGCTGAAACAtgatgtacctgaaaaagaaaaggcaataacaagatcaaaatatattttggaaTATACTTTTAAAATAAAAGGCAATAAAAATAttttggaagaaaaaaaaaatcatacaatctcttTGGCATGCTTGTTGTCAGGATCCACATTAACAGCCACGCATGAGTCAAGGATGAAATTTTTTCCATGCTTTATATCACAGACACAAGCCCACCAATGCTGTGGCTCTGTGTTACTATGGAAAGGGATAAAAATCTGAGATAGTAAATGTcgaggattcacaaaataaggtcaaggattcacaaaacaaggtcaaggattcacaaaagaAGGTCACAAACTAAGTTCAAGgagttcacaaaacaaggtccaggattcacaaaacaaggtccaggattcacgaattatgttccaggattcacaaataagttcacaaaataatctccaggattcacaaaataaggtccaggattcacaaaataagttcagaaAATAAGGTCCagaattcacaaaacaagttccaggattcacaaaacaaagtcaaggattcacaaaacaaattcaaggat is a genomic window containing:
- the LOC141632779 gene encoding ubiquitin-like-specific protease ESD4, which translates into the protein MEVTREALHSLGPKGLIMDEVIDIFGIKCTFSRKNLLYLPTTIFSLHRENNPEIWGAHIKDSYTPLAGSHINKIFIPFHSNTEPQHWWACVCDIKHGKNFILDSCVAVNVDPDNKHAKEIVHHVSAILPESYKSLEFMDTNEFVNLKVPQQTTSYDCGVFLLKWLSALDDDSLWTKSEYFENLIQYRKSIILELLRWDKNTKKLI